The following coding sequences are from one Geodermatophilus normandii window:
- a CDS encoding CTP synthase has product MLLTGVRLTVVRLTAVLGAGVVAVGTLAFLDWLRPAAERSHLGRFVEQLLTGEAWTVVSRKASANLGILLGSALAWMLPVALVAAIWLVRRRRPRGPGLLREGGSGLRLADAAVLRAGLVAAALSLALGAAVNDSGVALPATAAALLVPLLVDLAATARGGRAEPPAATGARGTTVLRWVPVGRPGTPEQSASRRLFSNSQPTKFVFVTGGVVSSLGKGLTASSLGALLSARGLRVTMQKLDPYLNVDPGTMNPFQHGEVFVTEDGAETDLDVGHYERFLDTDLGARSNVTTGQVYSDVIAKERRGEYLGDTVQVIPHITNEIKSRILAAAESPVVDEDGVDSGVDVVITEIGGTVGDIESLPFLEAARQVRHEIGRDNCFFLHISLVPYIAPSGELKTKPTQHSVAALRNIGIQPDALVCRADREIGTGLKRKISLMCDVDAEGVISCPDAPSIYDIPKVLHREGLDAYVVRRLGLPFRDVDWTVWGDLLERVHRPKQTVTIALVGKYVDLPDAYLSVTEALRAGGFAHRSRVQIRWVPSDDCQTPEGAAAALGDVDGVCIPGGFGVRGIEGKLGAIRYSRTNGIPTLGLCLGLQCMVIEYARDVAGIEQANSAEFDPDTPDAVIATMASQVDVLAGERGLGGTMRLGSYPAHLQKGSQAAAAYGSTEVTERHRHRYEVANAYRDRLSEAGLVFSGTSPDGLLVEFAELPREVHPFFVGTQAHPELKSRPTRPHPLFAAFVAAAIDRAESARLPVPFEEAEKVGI; this is encoded by the coding sequence ATGCTGCTCACCGGCGTGCGCCTGACCGTCGTGCGGCTGACCGCGGTGCTGGGCGCCGGGGTGGTCGCCGTCGGCACGCTGGCCTTCCTCGACTGGCTGCGCCCGGCCGCCGAGCGCAGCCACCTGGGCCGCTTCGTCGAGCAGCTGCTCACCGGCGAGGCGTGGACGGTGGTCAGCCGCAAGGCCTCGGCCAACCTCGGCATCCTGCTCGGCTCCGCGCTGGCCTGGATGCTGCCCGTGGCGCTGGTCGCCGCGATCTGGCTGGTGCGGCGGCGCCGGCCGCGCGGGCCGGGGCTGCTGCGCGAGGGCGGCTCGGGACTGCGGCTCGCCGACGCCGCCGTGCTGCGCGCCGGCCTGGTCGCCGCGGCCCTCAGCCTGGCCCTGGGCGCCGCGGTCAACGACTCCGGGGTGGCGCTCCCGGCGACCGCCGCGGCGCTGCTGGTGCCCCTCCTGGTCGACCTCGCCGCCACCGCCCGCGGCGGGCGCGCGGAGCCCCCGGCGGCGACCGGGGCGAGGGGGACGACCGTGTTACGGTGGGTTCCCGTGGGTCGACCTGGAACTCCTGAGCAGTCCGCATCGCGTCGCCTCTTCTCCAACTCCCAGCCGACGAAGTTCGTCTTCGTCACCGGCGGGGTCGTGTCCTCTCTCGGCAAGGGCCTGACGGCCAGCTCGCTCGGCGCGCTGCTGTCCGCCCGCGGGCTGCGGGTCACCATGCAGAAGCTGGACCCGTACCTCAACGTCGACCCGGGGACGATGAACCCGTTCCAGCACGGCGAGGTGTTCGTGACGGAGGACGGCGCCGAGACCGACCTCGACGTCGGGCACTACGAGCGCTTCCTCGACACCGACCTGGGCGCCCGCTCGAACGTCACCACCGGGCAGGTCTACTCCGACGTCATCGCCAAGGAGCGGCGCGGGGAGTACCTGGGCGACACCGTGCAGGTCATCCCGCACATCACCAACGAGATCAAGTCGCGGATCCTGGCGGCGGCCGAGTCGCCGGTCGTCGACGAGGACGGCGTCGACTCCGGGGTGGACGTCGTCATCACCGAGATCGGCGGCACCGTCGGCGACATCGAGTCGCTGCCCTTCCTCGAGGCCGCCCGGCAGGTGCGCCACGAGATCGGCCGTGACAACTGCTTCTTCCTGCACATCTCCCTGGTGCCCTACATCGCGCCGTCGGGGGAGCTGAAGACCAAGCCGACGCAGCACTCGGTGGCCGCGCTGCGCAACATCGGCATCCAGCCCGACGCGCTGGTCTGCCGCGCCGACCGCGAGATCGGCACGGGCCTCAAGCGCAAGATCAGCCTGATGTGCGACGTCGACGCCGAGGGCGTCATCTCCTGCCCCGACGCGCCGTCGATCTACGACATCCCGAAGGTGCTGCACCGCGAGGGCCTCGACGCCTACGTCGTCCGCCGGCTCGGCCTGCCCTTCCGCGACGTCGACTGGACCGTGTGGGGCGACCTGCTCGAGCGGGTGCACCGGCCCAAGCAGACGGTGACGATCGCGCTGGTCGGCAAGTACGTCGACCTGCCCGACGCCTACCTGTCGGTCACCGAGGCGCTGCGCGCCGGCGGGTTCGCCCACCGCAGCCGCGTGCAGATCCGCTGGGTGCCCTCCGACGACTGCCAGACCCCCGAGGGGGCGGCGGCCGCGCTCGGCGACGTCGACGGCGTGTGCATCCCCGGCGGGTTCGGCGTGCGCGGCATCGAGGGCAAGCTCGGCGCCATCCGCTACAGCCGCACCAACGGCATCCCGACCCTCGGGCTGTGCCTCGGCCTGCAGTGCATGGTCATCGAGTACGCCCGCGACGTCGCCGGGATCGAGCAGGCCAACTCCGCCGAGTTCGACCCCGACACCCCCGACGCGGTGATCGCCACCATGGCCAGCCAGGTCGACGTCCTCGCCGGCGAGCGCGGCCTCGGCGGGACGATGCGGCTGGGCAGCTACCCCGCGCACCTGCAGAAGGGCTCGCAGGCCGCCGCGGCGTACGGCTCGACGGAGGTCACCGAGCGGCACCGCCACCGCTACGAGGTGGCCAACGCCTACCGCGACCGGCTGTCCGAGGCCGGCCTGGTGTTCAGCGGCACCTCGCCCGACGGGCTGCTCGTCGAGTTCGCCGAGCTGCCGCGCGAGGTGCACCCGTTCTTCGTCGGCACGCAGGCGCACCCGGAGCTCAAGAGCCGGCCCACCC